A part of Bacillus thuringiensis genomic DNA contains:
- a CDS encoding MazG-like family protein: MDIIAFQRWVEEFYEKRSWSQYNSFIRLNFLTEEVGEVSRVVRAIEIGRDRPDEDAKTEEELKQELKEELGDVLSNLIILSQKYDLDLQDIMEAHVTKLSKRFEPSK; encoded by the coding sequence ATGGATATCATCGCATTTCAAAGATGGGTGGAGGAATTTTACGAAAAACGAAGCTGGTCACAGTATAATTCCTTTATTCGCTTAAATTTCTTAACTGAGGAAGTTGGGGAAGTTTCACGCGTTGTTCGCGCAATCGAAATCGGTCGTGATCGTCCTGATGAAGACGCGAAAACAGAAGAAGAGCTAAAACAAGAGTTAAAAGAAGAACTTGGTGATGTACTATCAAATCTTATTATTCTTTCACAAAAATATGATTTGGATTTGCAAGACATTATGGAAGCACACGTCACAAAGCTTTCGAAAAGGTTTGAACCATCTAAATGA
- a CDS encoding ferritin gives MLSKKLHDALNDQMNFEFYSAHAYMAMAAYCTAESYDGFANFFLVQAEEERFHAMKLYNYINDRGERAIITGFDNPNNKYESVLNAFEVALEHEREVTKRIYHLSDIAWDEREHATITFLKWFVDEQVEEEASFDSIIQKLKRITSDSNALFMLDAELEKRTFTAPAE, from the coding sequence ATGTTATCTAAAAAATTGCACGACGCACTAAACGATCAAATGAACTTTGAGTTTTACTCTGCCCACGCTTATATGGCAATGGCTGCTTACTGTACAGCCGAAAGCTATGATGGATTTGCTAACTTTTTCCTTGTACAAGCTGAAGAAGAGCGTTTCCACGCAATGAAGCTTTACAACTACATTAATGACCGCGGTGAGCGCGCTATTATTACTGGATTTGATAATCCAAATAACAAATACGAATCTGTACTGAACGCTTTTGAAGTGGCACTTGAGCACGAGCGTGAAGTAACGAAACGCATTTATCACTTATCTGATATCGCTTGGGATGAGCGTGAGCATGCAACAATTACATTCTTAAAATGGTTCGTCGATGAGCAAGTAGAAGAAGAAGCTTCATTCGATAGCATCATCCAAAAATTAAAACGTATTACAAGCGATTCAAACGCACTATTTATGCTAGATGCTGAATTGGAAAAACGTACATTTACGGCTCCAGCTGAGTAA